The genomic stretch AAACAAAAATGAGACAATCCAAACCGCCATTATATAAAGTCGCAAACAAACGGCTTATTTCCATAATATAACTGAAAGTCATTTGCCCTGGCATACAATGGAGGAACTACAAATCGTACACTGTGATTTGGACACCTTTTTCGTATCGGTAGAGCTTCTGATAAATAAAGACCTCGTGGGCAAGCCTGTACTGATCGGCGCCAAGACCTACACGCAATTGCGGGACATGGGCATCAGTAAAATCCGGACTTAAAAGGAAATGGATGTGGATACCATGCAGCGTGTATTAGGGCAGAACGGTATCAGCATCTGGAGCAACGCCAACGGCACCAAAGCAGTAAAAATATCCAATCCACTTGCATTTTGCAGAAAAGAAAAACATTTTTCCGACGATATATTTCCCTGATAACAACAAGAAAATCGTCGATACTTTGAATAATTTTTTGTCGGTTTTGCAAAAAATTATGGGAGTAGTATATAGTTACTTGTCCCTTCAATCCGCAGATACTACTTTTCATCTTTGCAACCTTAAAAAATGACGATGAAAACACAACATTCTTTACCGGATTTTGACCAAAGCAGGTATCGCGTTGTAACAATTGCCGACCTCATGGAATTCAAAAGAGAACTGTTCCGGGAAATAAAATCGTTACAAAAGAAGCGTCCGGTTATCCGGTAAAGCAGTGGATTAACAGCAAGGAATTGGTAATGTGGCTGGGGCTTTCCAAAGGCACATTACAGCATCTTCGGAACACAGGCGTATTGCCTTTCACACGAATAGGAAGCATTATTTATTACAACACGGATGAAATCGCGAAGATGATGGAAAAGCATACAATAAATAAGTTGTAATCATGAAAACAAAAACACAGTTTAGAAACATTTCAGACAAATCTGCGCTGCCAAAATTGCTGCACGTGAAAATATATTTTATCCAAAAAGATATGCGCGAAGAAGATGCGGAAAACTTTTTTCTCTTTCACAAAAAAGCCAATTGGAAAACAAAAAGAGGCAGACCGATTGCCAATTGGAGGACTGTCGCCAACGAATGAATTTGGGATTATAAACAATAAAAGGAAGTAAAATTTCTTTTTTTCAACCGCTACACCGAACAAAATAATCGTCCGCAACAGCAGACTTATTTAAGCAGATTTTCTGACTAGAAAACACCTTGAAAATAACAGAAGTCTTTCCGCGTGGAAGCAGCAAGATGAACGTTTGTCTACAAACGAATCTTACTCTTCTCTCCAAAGTCGGAAGAGGATTGTAAAATGCCTCTGAAATCGGCATTTTGTGTATGATATTCTTTTACGAGACAACGAAAATAATTGTAAAAAGTCAAATCCTTTACGGCAAAAACAATAATATTCTCGCCGCTATTTGACATACTTACTCAATAAAATTGCCCAAAACTTTTGTTGAAAAGGAGGCGGTTGAAAAAGAAAAAAACGCAGTAAGTGTTCAGAAATAGCAATCGTCTTCAGACAAAAAGAGGTTCAAAATTTTCTTTCCCGATTCATCGGGAAAGAAAATTTGCGTAAAGAATTATGCTTTTAAATGCAGTTTATGAAAGATTTTATTTAATGCTTTTGATATTTTTTCTTGCGAATCAGACTAAGGAAAACAGGCGTAATACCGAGATAAGAAGCGATATGTTTTTGGGAAATCCGTTGTTCCAAACCGGGATATTGCCTGCGAAAAAGTTCGTAACGTTCTTCGGCTGGCTTTGATAAATTGGACGTAATCCGGTGTTGATACAAATTGAATCCGTTTTGGATTAATATACGAAAGAAACGTTCGAGCTTGGGAACTTCTACATACAATTGTTCCAAATCTGCATAGCTGAAATAAAAAACTTCTGTGTTTTCCAACGCGGCAATGGTGTAAAACGCAGGCGTTTGTTCCGAGAAACTTACAATGTCGGCAAGCCACCAATTTTCGGGACAGAACAAAATATTGTGTTCTGCATTTTCAGCATCTTTATGAAAAATGCGCAGGCAGCCTTTGTTGACAAAATAGATATTTGCACACACTTTACCTGCCTTCAGTAACGTTGTATTCTTCCCGATTTCCTTGTATTGCAACTTGGACAGCACACGTTCTTTTTCTTCGTCGTTCAACGAAATGTGCATCGCAAAATTGTCAAGGATAAGCCCGTGCATTTTATTTTTTGATAAAGATAAAACGCACGGTTTACATTTTTCATTAAAAGAAACTGACAATGCGGGTCAGCTTATGTTCTTCGTTGAACTCGAAATAATCAAACCCTTCTTTTGAACCTTCGGGCAAATCAACTTTCCAAGTATAACGCCCGACATTGTGATGATAGTCTGGCTGCGTGAGCACATGAAAAACGCGATGCGGCGATTTTTCCAAAGACGTTGCGGCGAGTTCCGTAATGCCTTCCACACCTTTTACCAAAGCGTTATTCGGGTCGGTGTAAGTCGCATCTTCTGCCCA from Arachidicoccus sp. BS20 encodes the following:
- a CDS encoding helix-turn-helix domain-containing protein: MWLGLSKGTLQHLRNTGVLPFTRIGSIIYYNTDEIAKMMEKHTINKL
- a CDS encoding Crp/Fnr family transcriptional regulator, encoding MHGLILDNFAMHISLNDEEKERVLSKLQYKEIGKNTTLLKAGKVCANIYFVNKGCLRIFHKDAENAEHNILFCPENWWLADIVSFSEQTPAFYTIAALENTEVFYFSYADLEQLYVEVPKLERFFRILIQNGFNLYQHRITSNLSKPAEERYELFRRQYPGLEQRISQKHIASYLGITPVFLSLIRKKKYQKH
- a CDS encoding YybH family protein encodes the protein MIASIEEMIEQYVAAWNKQNFEDYKAAFAKCWAEDATYTDPNNALVKGVEGITELAATSLEKSPHRVFHVLTQPDYHHNVGRYTWKVDLPEGSKEGFDYFEFNEEHKLTRIVSFF